In the genome of Bradyrhizobium ottawaense, the window ACGCACTGTTCGATAAGCACCGCAGCACCGGCGGTGCAGGCAACGCTCTTGCCGCTTTGCTCAACGAGCATTTCGTCCGTTCCGCTATTGAGCAGAAGCACGGCATTGTCGGTGTTCTCGATGGCGATTTCCGCGGCTCCGCGCGAAATGGTCTGCACGGTCCCGCAAATGCGACCAATCGCGGCTTGGCCGAGCAGCATGATCTTGAGCTGGCCGTCGAAGGGCACGTTGGGCCTGGCGTCGGCGCGCAGACGCACGTAACCGGATGACAGTGAATCGACCCAGCGATCTCTGCGCAGCCACTCGTCGCCGGGAAGATCGGCGGAGTCAAACGAGATTCTCTGCATTTACATTGGAGTCCGCAGTGAGGGCTGGCGACATCGAGCATATTGGAACTTGGTGCCAAGCGCTATTCGCGAAAAGCAATAATTCCGTTCGTAAAAGAGCACCTCGGTGCGGTGTCGCGCCGTTATGTTGCACGGAAGCCTCAACAGTGCAGCTCATGGATATTGAGGGGCGAGAATACGCAAACCGCTACAGCACCGTTCGTCATAAGCGACGACAGTCTCGCCGCACCTCACCTAGAATCTTGCCGAAATGATGCCTTGGCGTCGAAGGCATGTTCATCTGAGGGGTTTCAGTGCTTTATCGGCATATTCGGCTATCGATCATCGCAACCGGACTGGTGGCGGCAACTTCCGCGCCTGTACTTGCCGCAGATATTCCGATCAAGGCGCCGGGGGTGGCCACCGCGAGCACGGCTGGCGGGGTCTACTTCTGGGCTGACGGCTCAGCGCAGTCGATCCGCCTGCCGACCTATGATATAGGCACTCGTCTGTTGCCGGTCGCCCCGGGATCGGGGATATCCGCGGCAAATACATATGACCCGCGGGCAACCGGATATGGCATCTCCGGCGGATTGGGCTTCGTTTTGCCTCCCGGTGTGTCTCTGTCGAATATCGGCACCAATGGGCGGATCGAGTTCAGCGGGTCCTATGTCAACGCGACCGCCTCGCAAGCAGCTACGGCTGTGTCGACATTGGGATCGGGATATTCGCTGCCGCAGGTTGGCGGGATCACAAACTTCGCGGGCTCGGTCGCTTGCGGCGCCGGCACATCATGTGTCGTTTCCAGCACGCTCGGTACCAGCTATTCGAGTTGGCAAGTCAGCGGGCGGTACGCGACAGATTTCAAGGTGAGCGGCGTCACCATTACGCCGTCGCTTGCGGTGTTTGGCGGCAAGTCCCGCAACTCTCAGACGTTGTCCGAAACCAATCTCGTTTTCGGCGGCACTGCGTCCGTCCGCTATGACGCGGACACCAAGCTCGATTGGACGGACTGGGGAGCCCGCGCCGGCCTGTCTGGTTCGGTACCTGTGACGGATTGGCTGACATTTGTGGCTGGTGGCAACGCCGGGCTCGCCATGCGGCGGGTATCGCTGACGGGCTCGGACTCCGTCAACGTCTTCGTGGGTGGGGTGCCCTTTTTCGCCCCGACCTTCTCTGCCACAACGTCCAGTGCAACGACCACCGCATTCGTTGCCAATGCCGAAGCCAGCGTCAACATCAAGCTGGCGCCGAGCTGGGCGTTGCGGGCCTTTGGCGGCCTCAACTACGATAACAAGGTCCCTGGCGTTTCAGCCCCGGCTGTCGTGCTTCCGTTCGGCTTTGGAGGCGCGAGCACGCCAGCGGGGGTCAAATACCAGGCCGAGACAAGCTATTACGCGGGTGGCGGATTAACGGTCAGGTTTTGAGAGCCGGTGCAAGGCTGGTCCGACACGCGTTGCCCTAGATCAACCGCATCCCGCGCAGGCTGGCATGCCCGCTTTTGCCAACGATGATGTGGTCGTGCACGGCGATGCCGAGCGGTTTTGCGATGTCGATGATCGCTTTGGTCATCTGGATGTCGGCCTGCGAGGGCGAGGGATCGCCGGAGGGATGGTTGTGCATGAGCCTGCGGCGTCTATTATCTATTTGAGTTTGCTGTTATTTTAGATTCTGATCGAGCTGTAGGAGGCGGAGACTGGGGCATGTAGTGGGTGATTGTTCGTGATAGTCACGAGAGTTCACGCTCGGTCCTGGCCGCTTCGATTGGAGTCCTTGTTTCAATGCCCGATCTGTCCGTGACATGCATTTCAGTGCGTATCGACGGCTTACGGACACCGCCGAAAGCATCAGCCTGAATGCTCAGGTTTTCCGTTAACGTGTCCTTTCATCGACGGCTTCCTCCAATACGTGCAACGTATCGCGCCGCTCGAACAGTAAAATTAGCTCTCTGACCCGGGCCGATTTGCGGTCGCCGGGAATTTCGTCAATGTCCACGCCCAGGAGAAAGCAAAGGTTCTTAAACTCTTCCATATCGAACGCCGTACACAGCTCATCGAACAATTTCTTACGTTGAGCTATCGAAATACGCGACTTCGTTGCCGCTACCGAAGCAACGGACTTCGGCCACGCCCCCTCCGAGAGGGAAACTGGGCGCGACTCAATGAAGCTTCGCAAGCACGAAGCCGCGGAATACGCTGCGTACTCTTGCCACATGTCATTCTTTTTGCCGTCGGCGAAGTCGCAGATGGCTCGGATCGTCAAGAATCCCACCTTCTTGACAGCGCTGAATGCCGCAGAAGCGACTCCTGCACTCTCCATCTCAATTGCGATGAGATCGCGTTGCAACGACCGAAGCTCTTGGGCAGCCTCGCTTGAAGCAATCACCTTCTCTCCAGAGGCAATTGGTCCGACATGAATTCTCGGCTCGATGGCGCTCGCGCTTTTCCCATCGGGCCTTGAAGGCAAATGTGCGCGCCACGTTGAGTCGGTCAAGTTCAGTATTCCATCCACGAGGATGGGGTCCGCCTGAAATTGCCGAGCTCGATGCTCCTGATGATTGGGTCGAACCTTCGAGAGCTCATAATAGAAAATGGAGTTCGAGGCCACGATATCGCCGAAGCCCTGATCCTTTCTAGAGATTCCACCAGCAATTCCATTCACAAGTACAAATCGCGGCTTCCATTTGTGGATGAGGTCCGATGTCGCATGTGCGGCATCGAGATTTCCCATCGAATGAAGGAGAGTGGCAACAACTCGATACGAGCCGCCGCGTCTTGTTGGAATCGTTCCGCGAAGGTACGTGCGGGTCGAATCCGATGTCGACGAAATCGGTACCAGCTCAGGAAAATAATGCTTAAGCGCAGCCAATTCCTTCCGCAACGCGACGACAACTGCGAAGTCGACTGATTCGTCCTCCACCTGTCGCGAGAGGTCGGTAGCCTGCTTGTCAGTAAGCTCGACAGCAACCGAGCTGAGAAATGCTGCGACGCGGCTCTCATGGCGCCGTTTCATGAGAAGCAACGAATCCGCTGTGTAAGTGGTCGGATCCTGATCGACCAAACGATGATGCGTTGGACATAGGATGATCAAGTTGTCTGCGTCGTTGCGCGACTCTTCGGATTGCGCGGGATCGAATCTCGGCCCCCCGGGAGAGGCCGCACGAATGTGGCAGAGTTCGCCCAGTAATGCGCGAGATTGAGGCTGAACGAGCTGCGTTGTACATCCCGGGAAAGCGCATAGGCCCCCCGAAGAAGCGAACAGAATCTTTATCGAACGATCACTGGGTTGTCGTCGCATAGCACCTCAAGCACGCTCCGCATGCCGTCGCCCCGTAGTCAAGAGATCATAGCCTTCAACGCCCATCAACCGGATACGTGTCGATAAGCCGACACTTTGTGGCTAACGTTGCTATTGAGCAGGCCGTCTAGAGCTGCGCGACATCGAGTAGCCTTCTAACTCTTCTTTGCGGGGGGCATGTTCTTTCCATTTGCATCGTGGAGGCATTCGCGCTTAAGTTGATCATATTGAAGGTCCGTCTTAATTGACATGGCGTACTTCCGCGCGGAAACGCGACGGGGGATGGATGATCGACTCTCTTCGCGTTGCAAAAACAGCAAATTTTCACATTCTTAAGCGGCAGATGAGCAATGCCGCATTGGATGACCTTTTTCGCCAAGTTCGGGCAAGCCAGCCCTCGGCCTCCCAAAACATATTCTACCATCGGCGCGTCCAAGCTGGGCGCGCGCGTTGGTCTGCGATCTCCTTCCTCTATGACCGCTCGCCTTCATTCTTAACCGAAGACGCAGGAATCCGAGAACGAATCTGCGGATTTATTCTTTTGATCGAATATCGCGATCATCTCGCGATTCTTAAATCCAAGCTCGATCTTCCGGCAGGATTTTTCACCCGCTATCTCGGTCGAGTATCAGCCGAACGCGTGGATCGTGCGGTCGCACGGCAGGGAGCGGTGTTCGAAAAGATTCGGCTTCGAAACATGTCGGTCTCCAAGCACGTGATGAGGAGTAAAACGTTCGAAGCCGATGACCTACAAAATGTTGTCGGGCCTGCTGGCGCAAACCGGTATGTGCCCCAGGCGTACGCGGTCCGGTCGGGAACTGACCACTATTCTACAACTCCTAGCACCGGCAGGATAGGGCAGCGGTCTGATCGGGTCGATCACCTCGCACTTGTGGAGTACGCGAAATCTGTAATTGACGAGCTGGTAGGTGGAAGAGCTGCACCTGCCAGCTTTCTCCGTACCTTAGCCCGCGCTATCGATTTGGCGAGTATTGGCGGCACCGCGCGTCCAACAAGTTTTGCCGTCGACGTTGCGGGATTTGTTGATGCGATCCATGTCGATCGCGAAATCAGACTTGTACATGAAGATAGCGGTAGACTCACTCAACTCTCCAAGCATGAAATCGATGCAGCGTTAAATGAGCTCGATCGTGCGTTTAGGGTCAGCGGCGACGGAAAGAGGATGGATATCTTCGACGGTGCTGATTCGGTTGGAGCAATTGCAATCAACCAAGCTCGCGTAGCATTGCGTGACTTGCAATTGCCGATCACTGCCGGCATCGAGGTCGAAAGTACAGAGTATGCTCTCGGTCACGATCCAAATCGGATCTCGCTCCGACGCTACATCGATCGCGAGGATAAGTTCATATTGCTGTTCGACGCCCTCTCTTTAGCTTACATCGACGGGACCTTGTTCCGCGACGAAGGCTTTGTAGATGGTGGCGCAGCCCTGTTGCGCCATTTGCGCTCTGATCCGCTCCTAGACGGAGTGACTGATGAAAAGGGTAACTTTTCGACGCGAAAGGCCACCTTTGATGCTGACTCCACTTTCGGTGTGATCGAAGCGAGTGTTGCGGACGGGGACGATGTGCTTGTGTGCGACGATCTTGGCGACGAATGGGCGGACTATATTGGGCTAAACAACTCCAGCAGCCCGCCTAGAATTACCTTTTATCACGCAAAGCATGGTCCA includes:
- a CDS encoding 5'-methylthioadenosine/S-adenosylhomocysteine nucleosidase — its product is MKRRHESRVAAFLSSVAVELTDKQATDLSRQVEDESVDFAVVVALRKELAALKHYFPELVPISSTSDSTRTYLRGTIPTRRGGSYRVVATLLHSMGNLDAAHATSDLIHKWKPRFVLVNGIAGGISRKDQGFGDIVASNSIFYYELSKVRPNHQEHRARQFQADPILVDGILNLTDSTWRAHLPSRPDGKSASAIEPRIHVGPIASGEKVIASSEAAQELRSLQRDLIAIEMESAGVASAAFSAVKKVGFLTIRAICDFADGKKNDMWQEYAAYSAASCLRSFIESRPVSLSEGAWPKSVASVAATKSRISIAQRKKLFDELCTAFDMEEFKNLCFLLGVDIDEIPGDRKSARVRELILLFERRDTLHVLEEAVDERTR